Proteins encoded together in one Prunus dulcis chromosome 3, ALMONDv2, whole genome shotgun sequence window:
- the LOC117622805 gene encoding condensin complex subunit 3 isoform X1, translated as MAEATVEEEKSLMLKIAQILNDARTSNATHNRKLKELSALRSKTLSSSLFFSAFCKTLTPFFAFQRRTASAERTVRFISAFATARDSGPASQCDAFLEDFLRFLLPVSAAVNRTHRFRACQIVSSIILQLPDDAEVSSELWDEVVDCMKLRAGDKVPVIRISAVRALSRFASDCENSDILDLFLDMLPLEQTVEVRKTIVLSLPPSNVTAQAIIDSTLDVSESVRKAAYCVLASKFPLQSLSIKHRTLILQRGLADRSVAVSNECLKLLKDEWLIKCCRGDPLELLKFLDVETYEFVGESVADALLKAGLIKVRDGENIQQYTSAEMAEEDSARCTPSIQLMEAEVALYWRMICRHLQMEAQAKGSDAASTMGTEAAVYAAEASDSNDLLEQILPATISDYIDLVKAHIDAGPNYRFACRQLLLLGALLDFSDATNRKVASTFVLELLHKPFDHEVDQYGDMVVIGDGINLGGDKDWAEAVSGLARKVHAASGEFEEVVLGVVEEIARPCRERTADFMQWMHCLAVFGLCLEKARSYHCIQGRATYPAELLQSLLLPAAKHSHLEVQRIAVRCLGLFGLLEKKPSQELVKQLKVSFVKGPAPISIIACKALFDLGMWHNLQEVDRVVGQDVLSQHQDYDITSSPLNFSDTDGISNIKLLDLLYAGLIKDDWDNSLASDENESVQGALGEGFAKVLLVSENYQGMPPSLHPLLLSKLITLYFSNESKNLHRLKQCLSVFFEHYPSLSANHKKCISKSFITVMRSMWPGINGNAGGSAYMVSNMRKRAVQVSRFMLQIMQAPLYKNEMEDGNDTGEVPEVIEEPPLECGEEGLAIRIATEVATFHTKKTPAEKSYVSALCRILVLLHFRLSEQGAIQLIRRLLIRVAESVSAEKDLVKELRRMADHLKALDRHPDQEMSQDQANLIFGRLELDFNMDFNVSVEMPQTPAPCSTKPTRRRKQVRLEEESSDEDSSPTSVVPNNLGTVSARSQRASKTAALSKMTAKTAFRIDEDDEDEEGSEVTSDEDSDGSD; from the exons ATGGCGGAAGCGACGGTGGAAGAAGAGAAGTCCTTAATGCTCAAAATCGCTCAAATCTTGAACGACGCTCGCACCTCCAACGCTACCCACAACCGCAAGCTCAAGGAGCTATCCGCCCTCCGCTCCAAGACGTTGTcgtcttctctcttcttctccgcATTCTGTAAAACTCTAACTCCCTTCTTCGCCTTCCAGAGGCGTACGGCCTCCGCCGAACGCACCGTTCGATTCATCTCTGCCTTCGCCACGGCCCGAGACTCCGGCCCTGCCTCCCAATGCGACGCTTTCTTGGAGGACTTTCTCAGGTTCCTTCTGCCGGTGTCTGCTGCCGTTAATAGGACTCATAGGTTCCGAGCCTGCCAGATTGTTTCTTCG ATCATCCTGCAATTACCAGATGATGCAGAAGTGAGCAGTGAGCTCTGGGATGAAGTAGTAGATTGTATGAAGTTGCGTGCAGGGGACAAGGTCCCTGTAATCCGTATTTCTGCAGTTAGGGCTCTTTCACGTTTTGCCAGTGATTGTGAGAACAGTGATATTCTTGATCTATTTCTTGATATGCTTCCTCTAGAACAAACTGTG GAGGTTCGGAAGACAATAGTGCTATCTTTGCCTCCTTCAAATGTAACAGCACAGGCAATCATTGATTCTACATTAGATGTCAGTGAATCAGTGCGCAAAGCAGCGTACTGTGTTCTAGCTAGTAAATTTCCTCTTCAAAGTCTCAG tATCAAGCATAGAACATTAATTCTTCAGAGGGGACTCGCTGATCGTTCTGTTGCTGTTTCAAATGAGTGTCTTAAATTATTGAAAGATGAATGGCTAATTAAGTGCTGCAGAGGAGACCCTTTAGAACTTCTCAAGTTTCTTGATGTTGAAACCTATGAATTCGTTGGAGAGTCTGTGGCTGACGCCTTGTTAAAAGCTGGTTTAATTAAAGTACGAGATGGTGAAAATATTCAGCAGTACACTAGCGCTGAGATGGCTGAAG AAGATTCAGCACGTTGCACACCAAGCATCCAACTAATGGAAGCGGAGGTCGCTCTTTATTGGAGGATGATATGCAGGCACCTGCAGATGGAAGCACAA GCAAAAGGCTCTGATGCTGCTTCTACAATGGGCACAGAAGCAGCAGTATATGCGGCAGAAGCTTCAGACAGCAATGACCTTCTTGAGCAAATTCTGCCAGCAACAATTTCTGATTATATAGATTTAGTCAAAGCTCACATTGATGCTG GACCAAATTATCGCTTTGCATGTCGGCAGCTACTCTTGCTTGGTGCATTGCTTGATTTTTCAGATGCTACAAACAGGAAGGTTGCTAGCACATTTGTGCTGGAACTGCTGCATAAGCCTTTTGACCATGAAGTTGATCAGTATGGGGACATGGTTGTTATAGGAGATGGAATAAATCTTGGTGGTGATAAAGATTGGGCTGAAGCGGTGTCTGGGTTAGCAAGAAAGGTGCATGCTGCTAGTGGTGAATTTGAAGAAGTTGTTCTTGGGGTTGTAGAGGAGATTGCTCGGCCTTGCAGGGAAAGAACAGCTGATTTTATGCAGTGGATGCACTGCCTTGCTGTTTTCGGCCTTTGCTTGGAGAAGGCAAGATCATATCATTGCATTCAAGGGAGAGCTACCTATCCTGCTGAACTACTGCAATCTTTATTGCTTCCAGCG GCGAAACATTCTCACTTGGAAGTCCAGAGGATTGCAGTGAGATGCCTCGGGCTTTTTGGGTTGTTAGAGAAGAAGCCAAGCCAGGAACTAGTAAAGCAGTTAAAGGTTTCATTTGTTAAGGGTCCTGCTCCAATTAGCATAATTGCTTGTAAggcattatttgatcttgggATGTGGCATAATCTTCAGGAAGTTGATAGAGTGGTGGGCCAGGACGTTTTATCACAACACCAAGATTACGATATAACCTCAAGTCCTTTAAACTTTTCTGATACAGATGGGATATCGAATATTAAATTGCTTGATCTTTTGTACGCTGGGCTTATTAAAGATGATTGGGACAATTCTTTAGCAAGTGATGAAAATGAGTCCGTTCAAGGTGCTCTTGGGGAGGGGTTTGCTAAAGTTCTTCTTGTGAGTGAAAACTACCAAGGCATGCCACCTTCTCTACATCCCTTGCTTTTATCCAAGCTCATTACCTTGTACTTCAGCAATGAATCTAAAAACTTGCATAG GTTGAAACAGTGCTTATCTGTTTTCTTTGAGCATTACCCTTCCCTCTCAGCCAATCACAAG AAGTGTATATCAAAGTCCTTCATTACAGTCATGCGCTCTATGTGGCCGGGTATCAATGGCAATGCTGGAGGTTCTGCATATATGGTTTCTAATATGCGTAAGCGTGCAGTCCAAGTATCACGTTTTATGCTGCAAATCATGCAGGCTCCCTTATATAAAAACGAGATGGAGGATGGAAATGATACCGGGGAAGTACCAGAAGTCATAGAAGAACCTCCACTTGAGTGTGGTGAGGAGGGGCTTGCCATACGCATAGCCACAGAG GTGGCAACCTTCCATACAAAGAAGACACCTGCAGAGAAGTCATATGTGTCAGCATTATGTAGAATACTTGTGTTGCTCCATTTTCGGCTGTCAGAGCAAGGGGCTATCCAATTAATAAGGAGGCTATTAATTCGTGTGGCTGAATCTGTATCAGCAGAAAAGGATCTTGTCAAGGAATTAAGGCGGATGGCTGACCATCTCAAGGCACTGGATAGACATCCAGATCAAGAAATGTCGCAAGACCAAGCTAATCTTATATTTG GGAGGTTAGAACTAGACTTCAACATGGATTTCAACGTTTCTGTTGAAATGCCACAAACACCAGCTCCTTGCTCAACTAAACCAACCCGTCGCAGGAAACAAGTGAGGCTTGAAGAGGAATCTTCTGATGAAGACAGTTCCCCGACTTCTGTTGTTCCTAATAATCTTGGCACAGTAAGCGCTCGCTCACAGAGGGCAAGCAAGACTGCAGCACTGTCCAAGATGACAGCTAAAACAGCCTTCAGGAtcgatgaagatgatgaagatgaggaagGCTCAGAGGTTACATCGGATGAAGATTCCGATGGATCTGATTAG
- the LOC117622805 gene encoding condensin complex subunit 3 isoform X2 — MAEATVEEEKSLMLKIAQILNDARTSNATHNRKLKELSALRSKTLSSSLFFSAFCKTLTPFFAFQRRTASAERTVRFISAFATARDSGPASQCDAFLEDFLRFLLPVSAAVNRTHRFRACQIVSSIILQLPDDAEVSSELWDEVVDCMKLRAGDKVPVIRISAVRALSRFASDCENSDILDLFLDMLPLEQTVEVRKTIVLSLPPSNVTAQAIIDSTLDVSESVRKAAYCVLASKFPLQSLSIKHRTLILQRGLADRSVAVSNECLKLLKDEWLIKCCRGDPLELLKFLDVETYEFVGESVADALLKAGLIKVRDGENIQQYTSAEMAEDSARCTPSIQLMEAEVALYWRMICRHLQMEAQAKGSDAASTMGTEAAVYAAEASDSNDLLEQILPATISDYIDLVKAHIDAGPNYRFACRQLLLLGALLDFSDATNRKVASTFVLELLHKPFDHEVDQYGDMVVIGDGINLGGDKDWAEAVSGLARKVHAASGEFEEVVLGVVEEIARPCRERTADFMQWMHCLAVFGLCLEKARSYHCIQGRATYPAELLQSLLLPAAKHSHLEVQRIAVRCLGLFGLLEKKPSQELVKQLKVSFVKGPAPISIIACKALFDLGMWHNLQEVDRVVGQDVLSQHQDYDITSSPLNFSDTDGISNIKLLDLLYAGLIKDDWDNSLASDENESVQGALGEGFAKVLLVSENYQGMPPSLHPLLLSKLITLYFSNESKNLHRLKQCLSVFFEHYPSLSANHKKCISKSFITVMRSMWPGINGNAGGSAYMVSNMRKRAVQVSRFMLQIMQAPLYKNEMEDGNDTGEVPEVIEEPPLECGEEGLAIRIATEVATFHTKKTPAEKSYVSALCRILVLLHFRLSEQGAIQLIRRLLIRVAESVSAEKDLVKELRRMADHLKALDRHPDQEMSQDQANLIFGRLELDFNMDFNVSVEMPQTPAPCSTKPTRRRKQVRLEEESSDEDSSPTSVVPNNLGTVSARSQRASKTAALSKMTAKTAFRIDEDDEDEEGSEVTSDEDSDGSD, encoded by the exons ATGGCGGAAGCGACGGTGGAAGAAGAGAAGTCCTTAATGCTCAAAATCGCTCAAATCTTGAACGACGCTCGCACCTCCAACGCTACCCACAACCGCAAGCTCAAGGAGCTATCCGCCCTCCGCTCCAAGACGTTGTcgtcttctctcttcttctccgcATTCTGTAAAACTCTAACTCCCTTCTTCGCCTTCCAGAGGCGTACGGCCTCCGCCGAACGCACCGTTCGATTCATCTCTGCCTTCGCCACGGCCCGAGACTCCGGCCCTGCCTCCCAATGCGACGCTTTCTTGGAGGACTTTCTCAGGTTCCTTCTGCCGGTGTCTGCTGCCGTTAATAGGACTCATAGGTTCCGAGCCTGCCAGATTGTTTCTTCG ATCATCCTGCAATTACCAGATGATGCAGAAGTGAGCAGTGAGCTCTGGGATGAAGTAGTAGATTGTATGAAGTTGCGTGCAGGGGACAAGGTCCCTGTAATCCGTATTTCTGCAGTTAGGGCTCTTTCACGTTTTGCCAGTGATTGTGAGAACAGTGATATTCTTGATCTATTTCTTGATATGCTTCCTCTAGAACAAACTGTG GAGGTTCGGAAGACAATAGTGCTATCTTTGCCTCCTTCAAATGTAACAGCACAGGCAATCATTGATTCTACATTAGATGTCAGTGAATCAGTGCGCAAAGCAGCGTACTGTGTTCTAGCTAGTAAATTTCCTCTTCAAAGTCTCAG tATCAAGCATAGAACATTAATTCTTCAGAGGGGACTCGCTGATCGTTCTGTTGCTGTTTCAAATGAGTGTCTTAAATTATTGAAAGATGAATGGCTAATTAAGTGCTGCAGAGGAGACCCTTTAGAACTTCTCAAGTTTCTTGATGTTGAAACCTATGAATTCGTTGGAGAGTCTGTGGCTGACGCCTTGTTAAAAGCTGGTTTAATTAAAGTACGAGATGGTGAAAATATTCAGCAGTACACTAGCGCTGAGATGGCTGAAG ATTCAGCACGTTGCACACCAAGCATCCAACTAATGGAAGCGGAGGTCGCTCTTTATTGGAGGATGATATGCAGGCACCTGCAGATGGAAGCACAA GCAAAAGGCTCTGATGCTGCTTCTACAATGGGCACAGAAGCAGCAGTATATGCGGCAGAAGCTTCAGACAGCAATGACCTTCTTGAGCAAATTCTGCCAGCAACAATTTCTGATTATATAGATTTAGTCAAAGCTCACATTGATGCTG GACCAAATTATCGCTTTGCATGTCGGCAGCTACTCTTGCTTGGTGCATTGCTTGATTTTTCAGATGCTACAAACAGGAAGGTTGCTAGCACATTTGTGCTGGAACTGCTGCATAAGCCTTTTGACCATGAAGTTGATCAGTATGGGGACATGGTTGTTATAGGAGATGGAATAAATCTTGGTGGTGATAAAGATTGGGCTGAAGCGGTGTCTGGGTTAGCAAGAAAGGTGCATGCTGCTAGTGGTGAATTTGAAGAAGTTGTTCTTGGGGTTGTAGAGGAGATTGCTCGGCCTTGCAGGGAAAGAACAGCTGATTTTATGCAGTGGATGCACTGCCTTGCTGTTTTCGGCCTTTGCTTGGAGAAGGCAAGATCATATCATTGCATTCAAGGGAGAGCTACCTATCCTGCTGAACTACTGCAATCTTTATTGCTTCCAGCG GCGAAACATTCTCACTTGGAAGTCCAGAGGATTGCAGTGAGATGCCTCGGGCTTTTTGGGTTGTTAGAGAAGAAGCCAAGCCAGGAACTAGTAAAGCAGTTAAAGGTTTCATTTGTTAAGGGTCCTGCTCCAATTAGCATAATTGCTTGTAAggcattatttgatcttgggATGTGGCATAATCTTCAGGAAGTTGATAGAGTGGTGGGCCAGGACGTTTTATCACAACACCAAGATTACGATATAACCTCAAGTCCTTTAAACTTTTCTGATACAGATGGGATATCGAATATTAAATTGCTTGATCTTTTGTACGCTGGGCTTATTAAAGATGATTGGGACAATTCTTTAGCAAGTGATGAAAATGAGTCCGTTCAAGGTGCTCTTGGGGAGGGGTTTGCTAAAGTTCTTCTTGTGAGTGAAAACTACCAAGGCATGCCACCTTCTCTACATCCCTTGCTTTTATCCAAGCTCATTACCTTGTACTTCAGCAATGAATCTAAAAACTTGCATAG GTTGAAACAGTGCTTATCTGTTTTCTTTGAGCATTACCCTTCCCTCTCAGCCAATCACAAG AAGTGTATATCAAAGTCCTTCATTACAGTCATGCGCTCTATGTGGCCGGGTATCAATGGCAATGCTGGAGGTTCTGCATATATGGTTTCTAATATGCGTAAGCGTGCAGTCCAAGTATCACGTTTTATGCTGCAAATCATGCAGGCTCCCTTATATAAAAACGAGATGGAGGATGGAAATGATACCGGGGAAGTACCAGAAGTCATAGAAGAACCTCCACTTGAGTGTGGTGAGGAGGGGCTTGCCATACGCATAGCCACAGAG GTGGCAACCTTCCATACAAAGAAGACACCTGCAGAGAAGTCATATGTGTCAGCATTATGTAGAATACTTGTGTTGCTCCATTTTCGGCTGTCAGAGCAAGGGGCTATCCAATTAATAAGGAGGCTATTAATTCGTGTGGCTGAATCTGTATCAGCAGAAAAGGATCTTGTCAAGGAATTAAGGCGGATGGCTGACCATCTCAAGGCACTGGATAGACATCCAGATCAAGAAATGTCGCAAGACCAAGCTAATCTTATATTTG GGAGGTTAGAACTAGACTTCAACATGGATTTCAACGTTTCTGTTGAAATGCCACAAACACCAGCTCCTTGCTCAACTAAACCAACCCGTCGCAGGAAACAAGTGAGGCTTGAAGAGGAATCTTCTGATGAAGACAGTTCCCCGACTTCTGTTGTTCCTAATAATCTTGGCACAGTAAGCGCTCGCTCACAGAGGGCAAGCAAGACTGCAGCACTGTCCAAGATGACAGCTAAAACAGCCTTCAGGAtcgatgaagatgatgaagatgaggaagGCTCAGAGGTTACATCGGATGAAGATTCCGATGGATCTGATTAG
- the LOC117622805 gene encoding condensin complex subunit 3 isoform X3, whose translation MIILQLPDDAEVSSELWDEVVDCMKLRAGDKVPVIRISAVRALSRFASDCENSDILDLFLDMLPLEQTVEVRKTIVLSLPPSNVTAQAIIDSTLDVSESVRKAAYCVLASKFPLQSLSIKHRTLILQRGLADRSVAVSNECLKLLKDEWLIKCCRGDPLELLKFLDVETYEFVGESVADALLKAGLIKVRDGENIQQYTSAEMAEEDSARCTPSIQLMEAEVALYWRMICRHLQMEAQAKGSDAASTMGTEAAVYAAEASDSNDLLEQILPATISDYIDLVKAHIDAGPNYRFACRQLLLLGALLDFSDATNRKVASTFVLELLHKPFDHEVDQYGDMVVIGDGINLGGDKDWAEAVSGLARKVHAASGEFEEVVLGVVEEIARPCRERTADFMQWMHCLAVFGLCLEKARSYHCIQGRATYPAELLQSLLLPAAKHSHLEVQRIAVRCLGLFGLLEKKPSQELVKQLKVSFVKGPAPISIIACKALFDLGMWHNLQEVDRVVGQDVLSQHQDYDITSSPLNFSDTDGISNIKLLDLLYAGLIKDDWDNSLASDENESVQGALGEGFAKVLLVSENYQGMPPSLHPLLLSKLITLYFSNESKNLHRLKQCLSVFFEHYPSLSANHKKCISKSFITVMRSMWPGINGNAGGSAYMVSNMRKRAVQVSRFMLQIMQAPLYKNEMEDGNDTGEVPEVIEEPPLECGEEGLAIRIATEVATFHTKKTPAEKSYVSALCRILVLLHFRLSEQGAIQLIRRLLIRVAESVSAEKDLVKELRRMADHLKALDRHPDQEMSQDQANLIFGRLELDFNMDFNVSVEMPQTPAPCSTKPTRRRKQVRLEEESSDEDSSPTSVVPNNLGTVSARSQRASKTAALSKMTAKTAFRIDEDDEDEEGSEVTSDEDSDGSD comes from the exons ATG ATCATCCTGCAATTACCAGATGATGCAGAAGTGAGCAGTGAGCTCTGGGATGAAGTAGTAGATTGTATGAAGTTGCGTGCAGGGGACAAGGTCCCTGTAATCCGTATTTCTGCAGTTAGGGCTCTTTCACGTTTTGCCAGTGATTGTGAGAACAGTGATATTCTTGATCTATTTCTTGATATGCTTCCTCTAGAACAAACTGTG GAGGTTCGGAAGACAATAGTGCTATCTTTGCCTCCTTCAAATGTAACAGCACAGGCAATCATTGATTCTACATTAGATGTCAGTGAATCAGTGCGCAAAGCAGCGTACTGTGTTCTAGCTAGTAAATTTCCTCTTCAAAGTCTCAG tATCAAGCATAGAACATTAATTCTTCAGAGGGGACTCGCTGATCGTTCTGTTGCTGTTTCAAATGAGTGTCTTAAATTATTGAAAGATGAATGGCTAATTAAGTGCTGCAGAGGAGACCCTTTAGAACTTCTCAAGTTTCTTGATGTTGAAACCTATGAATTCGTTGGAGAGTCTGTGGCTGACGCCTTGTTAAAAGCTGGTTTAATTAAAGTACGAGATGGTGAAAATATTCAGCAGTACACTAGCGCTGAGATGGCTGAAG AAGATTCAGCACGTTGCACACCAAGCATCCAACTAATGGAAGCGGAGGTCGCTCTTTATTGGAGGATGATATGCAGGCACCTGCAGATGGAAGCACAA GCAAAAGGCTCTGATGCTGCTTCTACAATGGGCACAGAAGCAGCAGTATATGCGGCAGAAGCTTCAGACAGCAATGACCTTCTTGAGCAAATTCTGCCAGCAACAATTTCTGATTATATAGATTTAGTCAAAGCTCACATTGATGCTG GACCAAATTATCGCTTTGCATGTCGGCAGCTACTCTTGCTTGGTGCATTGCTTGATTTTTCAGATGCTACAAACAGGAAGGTTGCTAGCACATTTGTGCTGGAACTGCTGCATAAGCCTTTTGACCATGAAGTTGATCAGTATGGGGACATGGTTGTTATAGGAGATGGAATAAATCTTGGTGGTGATAAAGATTGGGCTGAAGCGGTGTCTGGGTTAGCAAGAAAGGTGCATGCTGCTAGTGGTGAATTTGAAGAAGTTGTTCTTGGGGTTGTAGAGGAGATTGCTCGGCCTTGCAGGGAAAGAACAGCTGATTTTATGCAGTGGATGCACTGCCTTGCTGTTTTCGGCCTTTGCTTGGAGAAGGCAAGATCATATCATTGCATTCAAGGGAGAGCTACCTATCCTGCTGAACTACTGCAATCTTTATTGCTTCCAGCG GCGAAACATTCTCACTTGGAAGTCCAGAGGATTGCAGTGAGATGCCTCGGGCTTTTTGGGTTGTTAGAGAAGAAGCCAAGCCAGGAACTAGTAAAGCAGTTAAAGGTTTCATTTGTTAAGGGTCCTGCTCCAATTAGCATAATTGCTTGTAAggcattatttgatcttgggATGTGGCATAATCTTCAGGAAGTTGATAGAGTGGTGGGCCAGGACGTTTTATCACAACACCAAGATTACGATATAACCTCAAGTCCTTTAAACTTTTCTGATACAGATGGGATATCGAATATTAAATTGCTTGATCTTTTGTACGCTGGGCTTATTAAAGATGATTGGGACAATTCTTTAGCAAGTGATGAAAATGAGTCCGTTCAAGGTGCTCTTGGGGAGGGGTTTGCTAAAGTTCTTCTTGTGAGTGAAAACTACCAAGGCATGCCACCTTCTCTACATCCCTTGCTTTTATCCAAGCTCATTACCTTGTACTTCAGCAATGAATCTAAAAACTTGCATAG GTTGAAACAGTGCTTATCTGTTTTCTTTGAGCATTACCCTTCCCTCTCAGCCAATCACAAG AAGTGTATATCAAAGTCCTTCATTACAGTCATGCGCTCTATGTGGCCGGGTATCAATGGCAATGCTGGAGGTTCTGCATATATGGTTTCTAATATGCGTAAGCGTGCAGTCCAAGTATCACGTTTTATGCTGCAAATCATGCAGGCTCCCTTATATAAAAACGAGATGGAGGATGGAAATGATACCGGGGAAGTACCAGAAGTCATAGAAGAACCTCCACTTGAGTGTGGTGAGGAGGGGCTTGCCATACGCATAGCCACAGAG GTGGCAACCTTCCATACAAAGAAGACACCTGCAGAGAAGTCATATGTGTCAGCATTATGTAGAATACTTGTGTTGCTCCATTTTCGGCTGTCAGAGCAAGGGGCTATCCAATTAATAAGGAGGCTATTAATTCGTGTGGCTGAATCTGTATCAGCAGAAAAGGATCTTGTCAAGGAATTAAGGCGGATGGCTGACCATCTCAAGGCACTGGATAGACATCCAGATCAAGAAATGTCGCAAGACCAAGCTAATCTTATATTTG GGAGGTTAGAACTAGACTTCAACATGGATTTCAACGTTTCTGTTGAAATGCCACAAACACCAGCTCCTTGCTCAACTAAACCAACCCGTCGCAGGAAACAAGTGAGGCTTGAAGAGGAATCTTCTGATGAAGACAGTTCCCCGACTTCTGTTGTTCCTAATAATCTTGGCACAGTAAGCGCTCGCTCACAGAGGGCAAGCAAGACTGCAGCACTGTCCAAGATGACAGCTAAAACAGCCTTCAGGAtcgatgaagatgatgaagatgaggaagGCTCAGAGGTTACATCGGATGAAGATTCCGATGGATCTGATTAG